The genomic segment TAATGTGTTCCAGATATTCTTTCATTTGGCACTGTTCGCACAATTCGGAGTCTCgcaatttaaacattttcttcttcacaCCACATAGTCCATGTCAGGTTCTTAATCTGGTCAAGATCTTCACTTCGCCGCCGTTCAGTTCACTACTTTTGAACCAGGGTTTCAGTTTGACAGTTTTCTGGATTTCAAAGTGTGTCTTCCCTTTGTTCAGGCTGATTCTTGATATCGCTCCTGCCATTCTGTcatcatttttcgttttagttCCTGTCTTGCATCCGAAAAAGTGGTTTTCAGATCCGTAATTTCCTCCAACCGGCTACCGCGATTGGCATAGTCATCGGCAAGCTCGTTCCCCCATATACCAACATGACTCGGTATCCATTGAATGCAGAATTCTGTTCCCTTATTGTCTCCGATCACCTTCCTTATTAGATGAACCAAGTAGTTATCTTCCAGTCCTTCTTCTATCCACATGCAACCGTTCAGTGAATCTGTGAAGATCACTaccttttccaatttttttccgtcCAGATTTAATACCGCCCTGAGAATCGCTACTAGCTCTGCATTGGTAATCTGGAACATCTCAGATAGGCGCTCGCATTCCCCAAATCCTCGACCATCCGACAGTCCAATACCAACTCTTCCACCTTCTCTCTTAGATGCATCCGTATAAAGTTTGAAGTGTCCACTGTACGTGTCTCTGACTCTTGTCTCGGCTAGATGCTTCCATTGTTTATCGTTCAGATGCCTTTTCGCCACTCTCTCATTCGGTTCTAGAGTTTCCGATATTGTCAAATTGTCCGGGAAGTTTTGAGCGTCGGCGTGACAAATCATCCCAACCAGCTTCGAGTTCCTGACACAAGCGGATTCCAGGAAGGGAAGCCCATAATCGTCGAAATTATTCTGGACATTTTCAAGTCTTTTCATCATGGGAAGTTTCCTTTCGAAGGTTTTCAGCATTTCCTTTTCagctaaatattttcttcggatTTCTAAAGGTACTGATTCAGCTTCCACCTCTAACGCAGGTACGGTGGTGGTCTTAAGCGCCCTCATGCAAATCCTCAGGCCTTTATTGTACGCGACGTCTAGTCTGTGTAACCATTTTCTGCTGGCACTTCCGTACACTGAGCTTCCATAATCAATTTTGCCCCTCACTATTGCTTTCAAGATCGTGATTAACGTTTCGGGATGTCCACCCCACTTGCTCCCTGCCAACATTCTGATGATGTTTAATCTTTTCTCCACCTCCAGCAGCAATTGTCCGatgtgtttttgaaaatttagctTTTCGTCAAGAATTATACCCAGATACTTTATATCTTTTTCGAACTTGACTTCCAAGTCTCCGATTCTGATTACCGGACTGTATATGTCCCACTGAGCGTGGAACCATAATCCCTTTTCtacgttattttgtttaaatattaaaaacaaacgCTGAAATCGctccactaaaaacatttttgttgtttgattcATATCAAAACATAACACAGGACATGTCATGTATGACAGTTTGACATACTAGTTAGGGTTGCTAAATAATATTGCCCATGTGCAGGCCACAAGGGTAGATGATAAAACGACAAAACGCCACCTCGCCAACTCTCGAGTATAACATTAAACATTAAACCCGCACTTCAAGACTAAAACGCACTAAAACCCACTAACCGTTCAAGCTGGATGTCATTGGAAAAATGacggtgaatttttttttagttcgttacgtcaaaacttttgttgagaaactaaaaaaaatttagagaaCTAAGTATACCATCACATTAATGTCGAAATGAATTGAAGAATTTTCGTTGAATGTTTCGTCAAGCGCAATACTTAAATTGCATTGATAAAATAAGCTCAATCATACATTGTCAGTGGACTTgtgattataaaaaaatttagtgtGATAAGTGGTCCCCGATCTGTTATTAAATAGATCCGAAGAGGAGTACTGTGAATCATGAAAATAAACGAGAAGAATCTGTGTATGTTTGCAACTTCACCTCCGGTGGATCTaggtaattcaatttttaatagaCGAGGAAATCCCCGGtacaaaaaaactaaattccgACTTCAGAAGGATGGCTATCGAAGCGAGGAGAAGTAAATAAAAACTATCAACGACGCTACTTCGTGCTCAAAGGAAATCTCCTATTCTATTTCGAGAAGAAAGGCGAAAAGGAACCGTTGGGAGTAATCGTTTTGGAGGGCTGTACAATAGGTATAACATCAATGCGGGATACGGGATAGTTTGATCGATTCACTGACAATTTACAATGAATGTTCACTCAGAATTAGCAGAAGACGGCGAACAGTATTGCTTCCAAGTAGTATTTCACGGCATAAACAATCGCACATATTTTCTAAGCGCCGAATCTCAAGACTTGATGGAACGATG from the Bradysia coprophila strain Holo2 chromosome X unlocalized genomic scaffold, BU_Bcop_v1 contig_132, whole genome shotgun sequence genome contains:
- the LOC119067989 gene encoding sesquipedalian-1 isoform X3, with amino-acid sequence MKINEKNLCMFATSPPVDLEGWLSKRGEVNKNYQRRYFVLKGNLLFYFEKKGEKEPLGVIVLEGCTIELAEDGEQYCFQVVFHGINNRTYFLSAESQDLMERWMKALTCAGYEYMKLMVSELQRQLEEIEGTKDATSDKLITPQPPPRRHNPFNRPAPPPPNNVTPFEGEKDGPLSASSQSN
- the LOC119067989 gene encoding sesquipedalian-1 isoform X2, giving the protein MKINEKNLCMFATSPPVDLEGWLSKRGEVNKNYQRRYFVLKGNLLFYFEKKGEKEPLGVIVLEGCTIELAEDGEQYCFQVVFHGINNRTYFLSAESQDLMERWMKALTCAGYEYMKLMVSELQRQLEEIEGTKDATSDKLITPQPPPRRHNPFNRPAPPPPNNVTPFEGEKETCYDKPLESHF